A stretch of Desulfobacter hydrogenophilus DNA encodes these proteins:
- the folD gene encoding bifunctional methylenetetrahydrofolate dehydrogenase/methenyltetrahydrofolate cyclohydrolase FolD produces MTAKIISGTEIRKTILAEIKADVEKMKIKHGKVPGLATILVGKDPGSVSYVTLKVKTALSVGFHEIQDDQPEDIREADLLALIDKYNNDPDIHGILVQLPLPKHIDEKKVINAINPDKDVDAFHPANVGSLMICCDEARFLPCTPAGIQEMIVRSGTPTCGAEVVVVGRSNIVGKPIAMMMAQKSVCANATVTIVHTKTKDLAAHCKHADILIVAAGVPGLVKPEWIKPGATVIDVGVNRVGMNETTGKAILKGDVDFDAAKEIAGKITPVPGGVGPMTIAMLMKNTLRAAQYALGEL; encoded by the coding sequence ATGACCGCAAAAATTATTAGCGGAACCGAAATAAGAAAAACTATTCTGGCTGAAATTAAGGCCGATGTTGAAAAGATGAAGATCAAACACGGCAAAGTGCCTGGTCTGGCAACCATTCTTGTGGGCAAAGACCCAGGATCTGTCAGTTATGTAACCTTGAAAGTAAAAACAGCGTTGTCAGTTGGATTTCATGAAATTCAGGATGACCAGCCCGAAGATATCCGCGAAGCTGATCTTCTGGCGTTGATCGATAAATACAACAATGATCCCGACATCCACGGCATTCTGGTTCAGTTGCCGCTGCCCAAGCATATTGACGAAAAAAAAGTGATTAATGCCATTAATCCGGACAAGGACGTGGATGCATTCCATCCCGCCAATGTAGGCAGTCTGATGATCTGCTGTGATGAAGCCAGATTTCTGCCCTGCACCCCGGCCGGTATCCAGGAGATGATTGTCCGTTCCGGCACGCCAACATGCGGTGCGGAGGTTGTTGTTGTGGGCCGTTCCAACATTGTGGGCAAACCCATTGCCATGATGATGGCCCAAAAAAGTGTTTGTGCCAACGCTACCGTAACCATTGTTCATACAAAGACCAAGGATCTTGCCGCGCATTGCAAGCATGCTGATATCCTTATTGTTGCAGCTGGGGTACCGGGTCTTGTTAAACCTGAATGGATTAAACCGGGTGCCACTGTTATTGATGTCGGTGTTAACCGTGTGGGCATGAATGAAACCACCGGAAAAGCCATTCTCAAAGGTGACGTGGACTTTGATGCAGCCAAGGAAATTGCAGGAAAAATCACCCCTGTTCCCGGCGGCGTCGGACCCATGACCATTGCCATGCTCATGAAAAATACCCTGAGGGCCGCCCAATATGCCCTGGGAGAGTTATAA
- a CDS encoding DUF1844 domain-containing protein, with the protein MAQGDGFVMNEAQIDGSAPKGALPRIDFSSFLLSLYSSGLVQLGTVEDPSTGKKIKDLEMAKHTIEMIAMLQEKTSGNLTGDEENLLKALLSELRMAYVEAKA; encoded by the coding sequence ATGGCTCAAGGAGATGGATTTGTAATGAATGAGGCGCAAATCGATGGATCAGCCCCAAAGGGCGCTCTGCCGAGGATAGATTTTTCAAGTTTTCTTTTGTCTTTGTATTCATCTGGTCTTGTACAGCTTGGAACAGTGGAGGACCCCTCCACCGGGAAAAAAATAAAAGACCTGGAAATGGCCAAGCACACCATTGAGATGATTGCAATGCTCCAGGAAAAAACGTCAGGCAACCTGACTGGGGATGAAGAAAATTTGCTTAAAGCACTGCTCAGTGAGCTTCGTATGGCCTATGTGGAAGCCAAGGCCTGA
- the ispE gene encoding 4-(cytidine 5'-diphospho)-2-C-methyl-D-erythritol kinase — protein sequence MYLSPAKINLFLYVTGRRGDGYHELFSLMAPLTLADRLEIVRSGNGIRAVCSHPDVPEDDTNLACRAAALFKSAMIEKKGDCVFHHLTIHIEKKIPVCGGLGGGSSNAACVLLALNEYSQTPFSRDELMRFGLALGADVPFFIAKGPAFASGVGEKLVPCGQMPHLSVIVVNPGVAASTVNVFRKLEFGLTFTPSYTIKPSSNALPFGKKLDGREILHNDLEGPACSLYPEIGVAKKEMALLLQRNVYMSGSGSSLFALYSDHDVAERDYEQLLRARSENMKFVFLSRIGSLDG from the coding sequence GTGTACCTTTCTCCTGCTAAAATTAATTTGTTTCTTTATGTCACGGGCAGACGGGGGGATGGTTACCACGAGTTGTTTTCCCTCATGGCCCCCTTGACACTTGCCGACCGCCTGGAAATTGTTCGGTCAGGCAATGGCATCAGGGCGGTGTGCAGCCATCCGGATGTACCGGAAGATGATACGAATTTAGCATGCAGGGCCGCAGCTCTTTTCAAGTCTGCAATGATTGAAAAAAAAGGTGATTGTGTTTTTCATCATCTGACCATCCATATTGAAAAAAAAATTCCCGTATGCGGTGGACTTGGTGGAGGTAGTTCCAATGCTGCCTGCGTGCTGCTGGCTTTGAATGAATATAGCCAAACGCCGTTCTCCAGAGACGAACTGATGCGTTTCGGTTTGGCCCTGGGTGCAGATGTCCCTTTTTTTATTGCCAAGGGGCCGGCGTTTGCCTCTGGTGTAGGTGAAAAACTTGTTCCCTGTGGGCAAATGCCGCATCTATCGGTGATTGTTGTTAATCCGGGTGTGGCTGCCTCAACAGTAAATGTTTTCAGAAAGTTGGAATTTGGATTGACATTCACCCCTTCATATACTATAAAACCGAGTTCGAATGCACTGCCATTCGGAAAGAAACTTGATGGCAGGGAAATTTTGCATAACGATCTTGAAGGACCGGCATGCAGTTTATACCCTGAGATCGGGGTTGCAAAAAAAGAGATGGCGTTGTTGCTGCAAAGAAATGTGTATATGTCTGGAAGCGGCTCGTCTCTTTTTGCACTTTATTCGGACCACGATGTGGCCGAAAGGGACTATGAACAGCTTTTGAGGGCGCGGTCGGAAAATATGAAATTTGTTTTTCTTTCCAGAATCGGGTCTTTGGACGGCTGA
- a CDS encoding ribose-phosphate diphosphokinase yields MNGLSIFAGNSNAPLAERISEYLAKPLGRLKVNRFSDGETQVEIHENVRRREVYVIQSTCKPVNDNLVELLLLVDAFRRSSAARVTAVIPYFGYSRQDKKVAPRVPISAKVVAELLERTGVDRVITMDLHAGQIQGFFNVPVDNLYAAPIIIDDIKIRFSDDIIVVSPDAGGVERARAYAKRLDAGLAIVDKRRSAPNQAKAMAIIGDVKGKIALVIDDMVDTAGTLTEAAGVISEKGAKEVHAYCTHPVLSGPAIDRITQSSLSSLVATDTVPLSEEARSCGKIKTLSIAKLVGEAIMRSYRGDSVNSLFV; encoded by the coding sequence ATGAACGGCCTGTCAATTTTTGCCGGAAACTCCAATGCACCCCTTGCAGAAAGAATATCAGAATATTTGGCCAAGCCTTTGGGGCGATTGAAAGTCAACCGGTTCAGTGACGGGGAGACCCAGGTTGAGATTCATGAAAATGTGCGTCGGCGGGAAGTTTATGTCATTCAATCCACGTGTAAGCCTGTAAACGATAATTTGGTTGAACTTCTGCTGCTCGTAGATGCCTTCAGGCGTTCTTCTGCTGCCCGGGTGACCGCGGTAATCCCCTATTTCGGCTATTCCCGCCAGGATAAGAAGGTTGCTCCCCGGGTGCCCATCAGTGCTAAGGTGGTTGCAGAACTGCTTGAACGAACCGGTGTTGACAGGGTCATCACTATGGACCTGCATGCCGGACAGATTCAGGGGTTTTTCAATGTCCCCGTGGATAATCTTTATGCAGCCCCCATTATTATTGACGATATAAAAATTCGTTTCAGTGATGATATCATTGTCGTTTCTCCGGATGCAGGCGGGGTGGAGCGTGCCAGGGCTTATGCCAAACGGTTGGATGCCGGCCTTGCCATCGTTGATAAACGCCGCAGTGCACCCAATCAGGCCAAGGCCATGGCCATCATCGGAGATGTGAAGGGCAAGATCGCCCTGGTCATTGACGACATGGTGGACACTGCGGGAACCTTGACCGAGGCCGCTGGCGTTATCAGTGAAAAGGGCGCTAAAGAAGTGCATGCCTATTGTACCCATCCGGTACTGTCTGGTCCGGCCATTGATAGAATAACACAATCATCTTTGAGCTCCCTTGTTGCAACGGATACCGTCCCCTTGTCGGAAGAGGCCCGTTCCTGTGGCAAGATAAAGACGCTTTCCATTGCAAAACTTGTCGGAGAGGCCATTATGCGCAGCTACAGGGGAGATTCTGTAAATTCTTTATTTGTATAA
- a CDS encoding 50S ribosomal protein L25 → MELIELSVAKRESTGKGAARRLRAEKAIPGIVYGAKNEPVKVSIDVIAFDKVIREHGTTGLFFDLNIEGETGRSVMLKEIQMDPFGLRYLHIDFHEIDMDETVSILVPVETEGESAGVKEGGILQIIRRDLEVICKPKDTPESVKLDISALEIGDAIHVADIDLGSEIEIPFDTNFTVITIVPPESGSDEDEIEEEDEIGEVAEEAEAEAAAE, encoded by the coding sequence ATGGAACTTATAGAATTAAGTGTCGCGAAAAGAGAGAGCACCGGCAAAGGCGCTGCCAGAAGATTACGGGCAGAAAAAGCTATTCCGGGCATTGTATATGGCGCAAAAAATGAGCCTGTAAAGGTGTCGATTGATGTTATCGCCTTTGATAAGGTGATCCGAGAACACGGTACTACAGGTCTTTTTTTTGATCTAAACATTGAAGGGGAGACCGGCCGAAGTGTTATGCTTAAGGAGATCCAGATGGATCCTTTTGGCTTGCGCTACCTGCATATTGATTTTCATGAAATTGATATGGATGAAACAGTGTCTATTCTCGTTCCGGTTGAAACTGAGGGAGAGAGCGCCGGCGTGAAGGAAGGCGGTATCCTTCAGATTATCCGTCGTGATCTCGAAGTGATTTGCAAGCCTAAAGATACCCCCGAAAGTGTTAAACTCGATATTTCAGCATTGGAGATTGGGGATGCCATTCATGTGGCAGATATTGATTTGGGTTCCGAAATCGAGATTCCTTTTGATACCAATTTTACCGTAATCACCATAGTTCCGCCTGAGAGTGGTTCAGATGAAGACGAAATTGAAGAAGAAGATGAAATCGGTGAAGTTGCTGAAGAAGCCGAAGCCGAAGCTGCTGCTGAATAG
- the pth gene encoding aminoacyl-tRNA hydrolase has protein sequence MADAKRLLAGLGNPGEQYSRTRHNIGFDVVDALAARAGCRVNKEKFNAAYTGTRMGLQDILLVKPLSYMNRSGIPIQKLAAYFKIDMADIIVVHDDLDLAFGQIKVVQGRGHGGHNGIRSIIDAFGQKACVRVRVGIGRPGSDRSVTGHVLGKYTPDQQACLDQVIDDACNACLSILENGVVKAMNLVNSSR, from the coding sequence ATGGCTGACGCAAAACGATTATTAGCGGGTCTGGGAAATCCTGGAGAACAGTATTCCCGGACCCGTCATAATATTGGCTTTGATGTCGTTGATGCCTTGGCGGCTCGGGCCGGGTGCCGTGTGAATAAGGAAAAGTTTAATGCAGCTTACACCGGCACACGTATGGGGCTTCAGGATATCCTTCTGGTCAAGCCCCTTTCGTATATGAACAGAAGCGGTATTCCCATCCAGAAACTGGCAGCCTATTTTAAAATCGATATGGCAGATATCATTGTGGTCCATGACGATCTGGACCTTGCCTTTGGACAGATAAAGGTTGTGCAGGGCAGGGGACATGGTGGCCATAACGGCATTCGCTCAATTATTGATGCCTTTGGTCAAAAGGCATGTGTTCGAGTTCGGGTGGGTATCGGCCGACCAGGAAGTGATCGGTCTGTGACCGGACATGTCCTGGGTAAATATACCCCGGATCAGCAGGCCTGTCTCGATCAGGTTATTGATGACGCCTGTAACGCCTGCCTCTCTATTCTGGAAAACGGGGTGGTCAAAGCAATGAATCTCGTTAATTCCTCCCGATAA
- a CDS encoding CarD family transcriptional regulator, translated as MAKQSGTTKAKENSKSTKTAFLKGDMAVYPAHGVGCIESIESQEINGDTMNFYMMKIVENGMTIMIPTSNVESVGLREVIPETEVPQVYEVMQKKAQASDNQTWNRRYREYMDKIKTGSIYDVAEVFRDLFQLKLEKDLSFGERKLLDTAQNLLVQELSMAKDVDEAHMIQEIENLFN; from the coding sequence ATGGCAAAACAATCTGGGACAACCAAGGCTAAAGAAAATAGCAAGTCAACCAAAACAGCGTTTTTAAAGGGCGATATGGCGGTCTATCCTGCACACGGTGTCGGCTGTATTGAATCCATCGAAAGCCAGGAGATAAATGGGGATACCATGAATTTCTACATGATGAAAATTGTGGAAAACGGTATGACAATCATGATCCCTACATCCAATGTTGAATCCGTGGGTTTGCGGGAAGTAATTCCTGAGACTGAAGTGCCCCAGGTCTACGAGGTTATGCAGAAAAAAGCCCAAGCCAGTGACAACCAGACCTGGAATCGTCGTTACAGAGAGTATATGGATAAGATTAAAACCGGTTCCATCTATGATGTGGCCGAGGTGTTCAGGGACCTTTTTCAGCTTAAGCTTGAAAAAGACCTTAGTTTTGGCGAAAGAAAACTTCTTGATACCGCTCAGAATCTCCTGGTCCAGGAGCTCTCCATGGCCAAAGATGTTGATGAAGCACACATGATCCAAGAGATTGAAAATCTGTTCAACTAA
- a CDS encoding RluA family pseudouridine synthase, with protein MHIKIEIPPKLAGLRLDQAVVVFQSQISRSRVASLISQGLILVNHGCKRPGYKVKPKDLVEGDVPLPDQQDKKTLLPEPIPLNILYEDDYILMLDKPAGLVVHPGAGNASGTLVNALIAHHSVFGEQGWDKERPGIVHRLDKDTSGLMVIAKNLKSLEFLQKEFKQRRVEKHYLALARGENIPDAGVIERPIGRHPRHRKRMAILDENGRYAKTRFRVINRFSSGCLMDIRLYTGRTHQIRVHFYDQGMPLFGDCIYQERRFRKKDPMATRLMLHSRTLSFRHPYSGVRLSFEASMPEDFKTTLLHLSDAS; from the coding sequence ATGCACATAAAGATAGAAATTCCACCCAAACTGGCTGGCCTCAGACTTGATCAGGCAGTTGTCGTTTTCCAATCCCAAATATCCCGTTCCAGGGTTGCAAGCCTGATCTCCCAGGGTTTGATTCTTGTGAACCATGGGTGTAAACGACCCGGTTATAAAGTCAAGCCAAAAGACTTGGTTGAGGGGGATGTCCCTTTACCAGATCAACAGGATAAGAAAACCCTTCTCCCTGAACCCATCCCTTTGAATATCCTTTACGAGGATGACTACATTCTTATGCTTGATAAGCCTGCAGGCCTTGTGGTGCATCCTGGGGCCGGGAATGCTTCCGGTACCTTGGTCAACGCCTTGATTGCTCACCATTCGGTTTTCGGCGAACAAGGCTGGGACAAGGAACGCCCAGGTATTGTTCACCGCCTGGACAAAGACACTTCCGGGCTGATGGTCATTGCAAAAAATTTGAAATCCCTTGAATTTCTTCAAAAAGAGTTTAAGCAAAGGCGGGTGGAAAAGCATTACCTGGCCCTGGCCCGGGGAGAAAATATTCCGGATGCAGGGGTGATTGAGCGTCCCATTGGCCGGCACCCTCGTCATCGTAAACGCATGGCCATCCTGGATGAGAATGGCAGATATGCAAAAACCCGGTTCCGCGTAATAAATCGTTTCAGTTCAGGGTGTCTTATGGATATCCGGCTTTATACCGGCAGAACCCACCAGATTCGCGTCCATTTTTATGACCAGGGCATGCCTCTTTTCGGCGATTGTATTTACCAGGAGCGACGATTCCGGAAAAAAGACCCTATGGCGACGCGTTTGATGCTTCACTCCCGGACCTTGTCTTTTCGTCATCCCTATTCAGGTGTACGCCTGTCTTTTGAAGCCTCCATGCCTGAAGATTTTAAAACCACGTTGCTGCATTTATCCGATGCATCCTAA